A window of Sebastes umbrosus isolate fSebUmb1 chromosome 3, fSebUmb1.pri, whole genome shotgun sequence contains these coding sequences:
- the LOC119483243 gene encoding FERM and PDZ domain-containing protein 1 isoform X3 has protein sequence MRCNTALRLAALHIQERLASCGQSSKTNLKIITKTWGIENFVSSTLLRNMREKDLRKAIGYHMKKSQAQNDPKQKGLAVDQTRINYLEELSDLKSFAGKSFSATMMLQDRESMVTLLVGARYGVSQVVNHKLSILSTLTEFTSITRIELLPESDKVSLVKIYLQDIKPITLLLESAAAKDMSCLIAGYCRVFVDPNLNIFPWIHDSKKHRVSAEEGYVSRCGSDSDTSSDLDMEGLVTPVSHDERPCPRLRSSSDPDGRKRKDRNRRRNKNGKEKGDKLWEDEKQKEEKDADTEKEKSPLNKNRESKSEDTEHKEETERAQGGRQTQTEITDNDSGERGEKVEGEVRAAEEQPSVSEASDSCNTDSRVITSPSSDSLDALEEDDLISCSSSSVHPSVPSQTHAHSHSPFQLHPYSHRHVQAHLLTPPPAHAHPLIHLTAHGRRGGGCRRSGDGADPQLLAPVSPSPSQKCSGNPCSDDSSLCFAELSRLVDFLPSPPEASEDDEDEEEELRRRRRRRESARRAGERGSIEGSFREHSMSPSLSSPSHMDFVFNFDQSDARCYYKLCSNITPDSARSLPRPPHHNEGEDWEEVEEGPATAVDMEPIPILQPPPGFGDSSSDEEFFDARDRFTSPEDPTLGAMPRDIHTEMKLDFLSTLSLSDIRVSVTDADKDGNVEEDRKGGDEEGGGRETLFQLRKRSRKRRSFMETDYTSRVSYPEPDPVKQDLVSSRLHRNLLAEANNTQVLSSDPEPSEQTQNPSPTVSSLTHSEGEPALLESKPILSKSCSRGPGSTCGLGSCEQTRDPSRTRKQEMEMEPDAMESKSVTDLVKAASPTITVVRCRVDPDGKESADRRGDGKEEGQEEEEMGEGKEEGEEEEETAGVSGNGPFTNHMFLPESTEEEGNGEEGKKEGARGYSSSSKRPLIGAERQPEANTLPAGLIDVNKKSSNGLLGACLIALEQNSHVEEHVLEGVLEKSSYSPPPPPPSSPLPPVPVLHKSQSDCLVQGEGSSENTGASTEMCSSNSEVMPLSKQSHTNKAQFHLDITTSEDDAIGVVSSAMTTSDEVTDSTNSDNVFFDDDASNSLNSSSGDKKDDWATKHSISATLATASKSESQITIKSLTNTEAHTRVSSVNSDYTRAINSITAKLGAATRATSPTFNSGTRLQREVTHASCSDQSIDKPRSNSTGLIAEAKDSLTSLSLAKVNATTIHNLSKAPPSPTHFLIQTCSPSIMGRLSASTLRGKIQQLPLYLSRSQEVLNQAGVGNVAQSSAEDNNRKDVEITIKVTDVDDVTQTIDFETAESVESDDSDTTVTGSEVDGELFFETNMAKSSHSVSEVMEVSSPSPVQTEPKPQHQKLLYTGPIKNTPGPITEPPASLGISLQRDSSGLKMDTPGPIKDAPESKMKVTSPGEDIPGYKMYQSCSILPPIVVTTQNLNGPGLPFHSQSQKVRRTSSDRPLMGFCRPNSDSPKPLSSGCKVFTICEDISQTKSLAEVGTAPPLKSEFGCTSVLASGCESVVEGVQVPLDACGCPTVYTNCFSSGDSFDEELTVYEFSCRTQSSGVTPAGVPLMTTPPVPSFLSTSSTRSPSFPRSILFSSSTSELSPLLSPLSDASDRFLPQMHKDTISRLGQQRYPEPPTGFQVLRVDVDQLLSFLENSGADRSVASHGGRHPRDTCPTHFTENKRVLQIEARRLMSGCQKVVGIGQSPQEMLHSLADSFRTLVELAGICLWFSGCERCDRRNTEAVAGLADVARSFRDFCLAAERASSKRSCQDPELQVAGEAVHRAHRLRLLPHSAVPHPHCTMSGPQPLKSF, from the exons ATGAGGTGTAATACTGCCCTGCGACTCGCTGCACTGCACATCCAGGAGAGATTGGCAAGCTGTGGACAGTCATCAAAGACCAACCTGAAGATAATCAC GAAGACATGGGGCATAGAGAACTTTGTGTCATCCACCTTGTTGAGGAACATGCGAGAGAAAGATCTGAGGAAAGCCATCGGCTACCACATGAAGAAGAGCCAAGCACAGAACGATCCAAAGCAGAAGGGCCTGGCGGTCGATCAGACGCGGATAAACTACCTAGAGGAGCTCAGCGATCTCAAGTCATTTGCAGGGAAATCCTTCAGTGCCACAATGATG CTTCAGGACAGGGAGTCGATGGTGACCCTGTTGGTGGGGGCGCGCTACGGGGTGAGTCAGGTGGTCAACCACAAACTGAGCATCCTGTCCACCCTCACAGAGTTCACCAGCATCACACGAATCGAGCTGCTGCCTGAATCGGACAAGGTCAGCCTGGTCAAAATATACCTGCAGGACATCAAG CCCATCACATTACTACTGGAGTCGGCGGCCGCCAAAGACATGTCCTGCCTGATAGCAGGGTACTGCCGAGTGTTTGTTGATCCCAACCTCAACATCTTTCCCTGGATCCATGACTCCAAGAAGCACAGAGTGTCTGCTGAGGAAG GTTATGTATCACGGTGTGGCAGCGACTCAGACACCTCCTCAGACTTGGACATGGAGGGGCTGGTCACCCCGGTATCTCATGACGAGAGGCCCTGCCCTCGTCTCAGATCCTCGTCAGACCCAGacgggagaaaaagaaaagacagaaacagaaggagaaacaaaaaCGGCAAAGAAAAGGGAGATAAACTTTGGGAGGATGAAAAGcaaaaggaagaaaaggatGCTGACACCGAAAAGGAAAAGTCTCCCTTAAATAAGAATAGAGAGAgtaagagtgaagatacagagcacaaggaggagacggagagagcgCAGGGTGGTCGGCAAACACAGACCGAGATAACGGACAATGATTCTGGGGAGCGAGGGGAAAAAGTGGAAGGAGAGGTGCGAGCAGCCGAGGAGCAGCCATCTGTGTCAGAAGCATCAGATTCTTGTAATACTGACTCTCGTGTCATCACCAGCCCCTCCAGCGACTCCCTCGACGCTTTGGAGGAAGATGACTTGATTTCATGTTCTTCTTCCTCCGTCCACCCCAGTGTTCCCTCACAAACTCATGCCCATAGCCACTCCCCATTTCAGCTTCATCCCTACTCTCATAGACATGTCCAGGCCCACCTGCTCACCCCTCCACCGGCCCACGCCCATCCACTCATCCACCTCACAGCTCATGGCAGGCGAGGAGGGGGCTGCAGGAGGTCAGGCGACGGAGCCGACCCCCAACTCCTCGCACCCGTCTCCCCCTCTCCGAGCCAAAAATGTTCAGGTAACCCCTGCTCCGATGACAGCTCCCTGTGTTTCGCCGAGCTCTCTCGCCTTGTGGACTTCCTGCCGAGCCCTCCAGAGGCCAGCGAGGACGacgaagatgaagaagaggagttgaggaggaggaggaggaggagggagtcaGCGAGAAGAGCAGGTGAAAGAGGAAGCATTGAGGGAAGTTTTAGGGAACATTCAATGTCCCCTTCCCTGTCCTCCCCCTCACACATGGACTTTGTGTTCAACTTCGACCAAAGCGACGCTCGCTGCTATTACAAACTCTGCTCCAACATCACCCCCGACAGCGCTCGCAGCCTGCCCCGCCCCCCGCATCACAATGAGGGAGAAGAttgggaggaggtggaggaaggtcCGGCTACAGCAGTTGACATGGAGCCCATCCCCATCCTTCAGCCACCACCTGGCTTTGGAGACAGCAGCTCCGATGAGGAGTTCTTTGATGCCAGAGATCGCTTCACTTCCCCTGAAGACCCAACCTTGGGGGCCATGCCAAGAG ATATTCACACAGAGATGAAACTGGACTTCCTCAGCACACTCAGCCTCAGTGACATCAGAGTCTCAGTGACGGACGCAGACAAAGACGGAAACGTGGAAGAAGACAGAAAAGGAGGAGACgaggaaggaggaggcagagagacgtTGTTCCAGCTCAGAAAAAGATCCCGTAAGCGCCGTTCCTTCATGGAAACTGATTACACCTCTAGGGTGTCATATCCAGAGCCAGATCCAGTAAAGCAGGACCTGGTCTCTAGTAGGCTTCATAGGAACCTTTTGGCAGAAGCCAACAATACACAGGTGCTGAGTTCAGATCCTGAACCTTCAGAGCAAACCCAGAATCCAAGTCCTACGGTCTCCTCTTTGACTCACTCTGAAGGAGAACCAGCTCTGCTCGAGTCAAAACCCATCCTGTCTAAATCCTGCTCACGTGGGCCTGGCTCTACTTGTGGTTTGGGGTCTTGTGAGCAGACTAGAGACCCCTCCAGGACCAGGAAACAAGAAATGGAGATGGAACCTGACGCAATGGAATCCAAATCGGTCACAGATCTGGTGAAGGCAGCGTCTCCTACCATCACCGTTGTCCGCTGCCGGGTGGATCCAGACGGGAAGGAGAGCGCCGATCGGAGGGGTGACGGAAAGGAGGAAGgccaggaagaggaggagatgggtgaggggaaagaggagggagaggaggaggaggagacagcagGTGTGTCAGGGAACGGGCCATTCACTAATCATATGTTTTTGCCAGAAAGCACTGAGGAGGAAGGTAATGGGGAAGAAGGGAAGAAAGAAGGGGCGAGAGGGTACTCATCCAGTTCAAAGAGACCACTGATAGGTGCCGAGAGGCAGCCAGAGGCCAACACACTGCCTGCAGGTTTGATAGATGTGAATAAAAAGAGTAGTAATGGCCTTTTGGGAGCGTGTCTGATTGCCCTGGAGCAAAACTCACATGTAGAGGAACATGTGCTTGAAGGTGTGCTTGAAAAGTCATCATACTCACCACCGCCACCTCCACCTTCATCCCCTCTACCTCCAGTACCAGTTCTTCACAAATCCCAAAGTGACTGTTTAGTGCAGGGCGAAGGAAGCAGCGAAAACACGGGAGCCTCAACCGAAATGTGTTCATCTAACTCTGAGGTGATGCCACTCAGCAAACAAAGCCACACTAACAAAGCACAATTCCATTTAGACATCACCACCAGTGAGGATGATGCCATCGGTGTTGTTAGCTCTGCTATGACTACTAGCGACGAAGTTACCGACAGCACCAATTCAGACAATGTTTTTTTCGATGATGACGCAAGTAATTCCTTAAATTCTAGTTCAGGTGACAAAAAAGATGACTGGGCTACAAAGCATAGCATTAGTGCAACTTTGGCTACAGCAAGTAAAAGTGAGTCTCAAATAACTATTAAGTCTCTTACCAACACTGAAGCTCACACAAGAGTTAGTTCAGTAAATTCTGATTATACTCGAGCTATAAACTCTATCACTGCAAAACTTGGAGCTGCAACGAGGGCCACATCCCCTACATTTAATTCAGGTACCAGATTGCAGCGTGAGGTTACACATGCTTCATGTTCGGATCAAAGTATAGACAAACCCAGAAGTAATTCCACTGGGCTAATTGCTGAGGCTAAAGATAGCTTAACTAGTCTTAGTTTAGCGAAAGTTAACGCAACCACGATCCATAATCTCTCCAAAGCGCCTCCTTCTCCGACTCACTTCCTTATCCAGACCTGTTCCCCAAGCATTATGGGTCGCCTATCTGCCTCCACACTGAGGGGGAAGATTCAACAGTTGCCCCTCTATTTATCGCGCTCCCAGGAAGTCCTCAACCAAGCTGGGGTGGGGAATGTAGCTCAGAGTTCTGCTGAGGACAACAACAGGAAGGACGTCGAGATCACCATCAAAGTTACGGATGTTGATGACGTCACGCAAACGATCGACTTCGAAACGGCAGAATCAGTGGAGTCAGATGATTCGGATACAACAGTTACAGGATCTGAAGTGGATGGAGAGTTATTCTTTGAAACAAACATGGCAAAAAGTTCTCATTCTGTGTcagaggtgatggaggtgagcTCTCCATCGCCTGTCCAGACTGAGCCCAAACCCCAACACCAAAAGCTTCTGTACACCGGACCTATCAAGAACACACCAGGACCAATAACAGAGCCCCCAGCCTCCCTAGGTATCAGCCTCCAAAGAGACAGCTCAGGCCTAAAGATGGACACTCCTGGCCCTATAAAAGATGCTCCAGAATCAAAGATGAAGGTCACAAGTCCAGGTGAAGACATTCCAGGTTATAAAATGTATCAGTCATGTTCTATCCTCCCTCCGATAGTGGTGACCACGCAGAACCTAAATGGACCAGGACTCCCTTTTCATAGTCAGTCACAGAAAGTAAGACGGACCAGTAGCGACAGACCTTTGATGGGTTTTTGTAGGCCGAATTCAGACTCACCAAAACCTCTTTCTTCAGGCTGCAAGGTGTTTACTATCTGTGAGGATATCTCCCAGACAAAGAGCCTAGCCGAGGTGGGGACCGCCCCACCATTGAAGTCTGAGTTTGGCTGCACGTCTGTGCTAGCATCTGGATGCGAGTCGGTTGTGGAAGGGGTGCAGGTGCCGCTGGATGCCTGTGGTTGCCCAACGGTGTATACCAACTGCTTCAGCAGCGGGGACAGCTTCGATGAGGAGCTGACCGTCTACGAGTTCTCCTGCCGCACACAGAGCAGCGGCGTGACTCCTGCAGGTGTTCCTCTCATGACCACTCCACCcgttccctccttcctctccacctcctccacccgcTCTCCCTCCTTCCCACGCTCCatccttttctcctcctctacctctgaGCTTAGCCCTCTCCTCTCACCGCTGTCTGACGCCTCTGACCGTTTCCTGCCCCAAATGCACAAGGACACTATCAGTCGGCTAGGCCAGCAGCGCTACCCAGAACCCCCAACAGGTTTCCAAGTACTCCGCGTAGACGTGGACCAGCTCCTTTCCTTTCTGGAAAACAGCGGTGCTGACCGATCTGTGGCGAGCCATGGAGGTCGCCACCCAAGGGACACCTGTCCCACCCACTTTACAGAGAACAAGAGGGTGCTCCAGATAGAGGCGCGGCGGCTGATGTCAGGCTGCCAGAAGGTGGTAGGGATCGGACAGAGCCCACAGGAAATGCTTCACTCCCTGGCTGACAGTTTCCGGACCCTGGTGGAGTTGGCAGGTATATGCCTCTGGTTCTCCGGTTGTGAAAGGTGCGACCGAAGGAACACAGAGGCGGTTGCAGGTCTGGCAGACGTGGCCCGTTCGTTCAGGGACTTCTGTCTGGCAGCAGAGCGAGCCAGCAGCAAACGCAGCTGCCAGGACCCTGAGCTCCAAGTTGCTGGCGAAGCAGTGCACCGCGCTCACCGCCTCCGTCTTCTGCCTCACTCAGCTGTTCCGCACCCTCACTGCACTATGAGTGGTCCACAACCTCTGAagtctttttaa
- the LOC119483243 gene encoding FERM and PDZ domain-containing protein 1 isoform X4, whose product MREKDLRKAIGYHMKKSQAQNDPKQKGLAVDQTRINYLEELSDLKSFAGKSFSATMMLQDRESMVTLLVGARYGVSQVVNHKLSILSTLTEFTSITRIELLPESDKVSLVKIYLQDIKPITLLLESAAAKDMSCLIAGYCRVFVDPNLNIFPWIHDSKKHRVSAEEGYVSRCGSDSDTSSDLDMEGLVTPVSHDERPCPRLRSSSDPDGRKRKDRNRRRNKNGKEKGDKLWEDEKQKEEKDADTEKEKSPLNKNRESKSEDTEHKEETERAQGGRQTQTEITDNDSGERGEKVEGEVRAAEEQPSVSEASDSCNTDSRVITSPSSDSLDALEEDDLISCSSSSVHPSVPSQTHAHSHSPFQLHPYSHRHVQAHLLTPPPAHAHPLIHLTAHGRRGGGCRRSGDGADPQLLAPVSPSPSQKCSGNPCSDDSSLCFAELSRLVDFLPSPPEASEDDEDEEEELRRRRRRRESARRAGERGSIEGSFREHSMSPSLSSPSHMDFVFNFDQSDARCYYKLCSNITPDSARSLPRPPHHNEGEDWEEVEEGPATAVDMEPIPILQPPPGFGDSSSDEEFFDARDRFTSPEDPTLGAMPRDIHTEMKLDFLSTLSLSDIRVSVTDADKDGNVEEDRKGGDEEGGGRETLFQLRKRSRKRRSFMETDYTSRVSYPEPDPVKQDLVSSRLHRNLLAEANNTQVLSSDPEPSEQTQNPSPTVSSLTHSEGEPALLESKPILSKSCSRGPGSTCGLGSCEQTRDPSRTRKQEMEMEPDAMESKSVTDLVKAASPTITVVRCRVDPDGKESADRRGDGKEEGQEEEEMGEGKEEGEEEEETAGVSGNGPFTNHMFLPESTEEEGNGEEGKKEGARGYSSSSKRPLIGAERQPEANTLPAGLIDVNKKSSNGLLGACLIALEQNSHVEEHVLEGVLEKSSYSPPPPPPSSPLPPVPVLHKSQSDCLVQGEGSSENTGASTEMCSSNSEVMPLSKQSHTNKAQFHLDITTSEDDAIGVVSSAMTTSDEVTDSTNSDNVFFDDDASNSLNSSSGDKKDDWATKHSISATLATASKSESQITIKSLTNTEAHTRVSSVNSDYTRAINSITAKLGAATRATSPTFNSGTRLQREVTHASCSDQSIDKPRSNSTGLIAEAKDSLTSLSLAKVNATTIHNLSKAPPSPTHFLIQTCSPSIMGRLSASTLRGKIQQLPLYLSRSQEVLNQAGVGNVAQSSAEDNNRKDVEITIKVTDVDDVTQTIDFETAESVESDDSDTTVTGSEVDGELFFETNMAKSSHSVSEVMEVSSPSPVQTEPKPQHQKLLYTGPIKNTPGPITEPPASLGISLQRDSSGLKMDTPGPIKDAPESKMKVTSPGEDIPGYKMYQSCSILPPIVVTTQNLNGPGLPFHSQSQKVRRTSSDRPLMGFCRPNSDSPKPLSSGCKVFTICEDISQTKSLAEVGTAPPLKSEFGCTSVLASGCESVVEGVQVPLDACGCPTVYTNCFSSGDSFDEELTVYEFSCRTQSSGVTPAGVPLMTTPPVPSFLSTSSTRSPSFPRSILFSSSTSELSPLLSPLSDASDRFLPQMHKDTISRLGQQRYPEPPTGFQVLRVDVDQLLSFLENSGADRSVASHGGRHPRDTCPTHFTENKRVLQIEARRLMSGCQKVVGIGQSPQEMLHSLADSFRTLVELAGICLWFSGCERCDRRNTEAVAGLADVARSFRDFCLAAERASSKRSCQDPELQVAGEAVHRAHRLRLLPHSAVPHPHCTMSGPQPLKSF is encoded by the exons ATGCGAGAGAAAGATCTGAGGAAAGCCATCGGCTACCACATGAAGAAGAGCCAAGCACAGAACGATCCAAAGCAGAAGGGCCTGGCGGTCGATCAGACGCGGATAAACTACCTAGAGGAGCTCAGCGATCTCAAGTCATTTGCAGGGAAATCCTTCAGTGCCACAATGATG CTTCAGGACAGGGAGTCGATGGTGACCCTGTTGGTGGGGGCGCGCTACGGGGTGAGTCAGGTGGTCAACCACAAACTGAGCATCCTGTCCACCCTCACAGAGTTCACCAGCATCACACGAATCGAGCTGCTGCCTGAATCGGACAAGGTCAGCCTGGTCAAAATATACCTGCAGGACATCAAG CCCATCACATTACTACTGGAGTCGGCGGCCGCCAAAGACATGTCCTGCCTGATAGCAGGGTACTGCCGAGTGTTTGTTGATCCCAACCTCAACATCTTTCCCTGGATCCATGACTCCAAGAAGCACAGAGTGTCTGCTGAGGAAG GTTATGTATCACGGTGTGGCAGCGACTCAGACACCTCCTCAGACTTGGACATGGAGGGGCTGGTCACCCCGGTATCTCATGACGAGAGGCCCTGCCCTCGTCTCAGATCCTCGTCAGACCCAGacgggagaaaaagaaaagacagaaacagaaggagaaacaaaaaCGGCAAAGAAAAGGGAGATAAACTTTGGGAGGATGAAAAGcaaaaggaagaaaaggatGCTGACACCGAAAAGGAAAAGTCTCCCTTAAATAAGAATAGAGAGAgtaagagtgaagatacagagcacaaggaggagacggagagagcgCAGGGTGGTCGGCAAACACAGACCGAGATAACGGACAATGATTCTGGGGAGCGAGGGGAAAAAGTGGAAGGAGAGGTGCGAGCAGCCGAGGAGCAGCCATCTGTGTCAGAAGCATCAGATTCTTGTAATACTGACTCTCGTGTCATCACCAGCCCCTCCAGCGACTCCCTCGACGCTTTGGAGGAAGATGACTTGATTTCATGTTCTTCTTCCTCCGTCCACCCCAGTGTTCCCTCACAAACTCATGCCCATAGCCACTCCCCATTTCAGCTTCATCCCTACTCTCATAGACATGTCCAGGCCCACCTGCTCACCCCTCCACCGGCCCACGCCCATCCACTCATCCACCTCACAGCTCATGGCAGGCGAGGAGGGGGCTGCAGGAGGTCAGGCGACGGAGCCGACCCCCAACTCCTCGCACCCGTCTCCCCCTCTCCGAGCCAAAAATGTTCAGGTAACCCCTGCTCCGATGACAGCTCCCTGTGTTTCGCCGAGCTCTCTCGCCTTGTGGACTTCCTGCCGAGCCCTCCAGAGGCCAGCGAGGACGacgaagatgaagaagaggagttgaggaggaggaggaggaggagggagtcaGCGAGAAGAGCAGGTGAAAGAGGAAGCATTGAGGGAAGTTTTAGGGAACATTCAATGTCCCCTTCCCTGTCCTCCCCCTCACACATGGACTTTGTGTTCAACTTCGACCAAAGCGACGCTCGCTGCTATTACAAACTCTGCTCCAACATCACCCCCGACAGCGCTCGCAGCCTGCCCCGCCCCCCGCATCACAATGAGGGAGAAGAttgggaggaggtggaggaaggtcCGGCTACAGCAGTTGACATGGAGCCCATCCCCATCCTTCAGCCACCACCTGGCTTTGGAGACAGCAGCTCCGATGAGGAGTTCTTTGATGCCAGAGATCGCTTCACTTCCCCTGAAGACCCAACCTTGGGGGCCATGCCAAGAG ATATTCACACAGAGATGAAACTGGACTTCCTCAGCACACTCAGCCTCAGTGACATCAGAGTCTCAGTGACGGACGCAGACAAAGACGGAAACGTGGAAGAAGACAGAAAAGGAGGAGACgaggaaggaggaggcagagagacgtTGTTCCAGCTCAGAAAAAGATCCCGTAAGCGCCGTTCCTTCATGGAAACTGATTACACCTCTAGGGTGTCATATCCAGAGCCAGATCCAGTAAAGCAGGACCTGGTCTCTAGTAGGCTTCATAGGAACCTTTTGGCAGAAGCCAACAATACACAGGTGCTGAGTTCAGATCCTGAACCTTCAGAGCAAACCCAGAATCCAAGTCCTACGGTCTCCTCTTTGACTCACTCTGAAGGAGAACCAGCTCTGCTCGAGTCAAAACCCATCCTGTCTAAATCCTGCTCACGTGGGCCTGGCTCTACTTGTGGTTTGGGGTCTTGTGAGCAGACTAGAGACCCCTCCAGGACCAGGAAACAAGAAATGGAGATGGAACCTGACGCAATGGAATCCAAATCGGTCACAGATCTGGTGAAGGCAGCGTCTCCTACCATCACCGTTGTCCGCTGCCGGGTGGATCCAGACGGGAAGGAGAGCGCCGATCGGAGGGGTGACGGAAAGGAGGAAGgccaggaagaggaggagatgggtgaggggaaagaggagggagaggaggaggaggagacagcagGTGTGTCAGGGAACGGGCCATTCACTAATCATATGTTTTTGCCAGAAAGCACTGAGGAGGAAGGTAATGGGGAAGAAGGGAAGAAAGAAGGGGCGAGAGGGTACTCATCCAGTTCAAAGAGACCACTGATAGGTGCCGAGAGGCAGCCAGAGGCCAACACACTGCCTGCAGGTTTGATAGATGTGAATAAAAAGAGTAGTAATGGCCTTTTGGGAGCGTGTCTGATTGCCCTGGAGCAAAACTCACATGTAGAGGAACATGTGCTTGAAGGTGTGCTTGAAAAGTCATCATACTCACCACCGCCACCTCCACCTTCATCCCCTCTACCTCCAGTACCAGTTCTTCACAAATCCCAAAGTGACTGTTTAGTGCAGGGCGAAGGAAGCAGCGAAAACACGGGAGCCTCAACCGAAATGTGTTCATCTAACTCTGAGGTGATGCCACTCAGCAAACAAAGCCACACTAACAAAGCACAATTCCATTTAGACATCACCACCAGTGAGGATGATGCCATCGGTGTTGTTAGCTCTGCTATGACTACTAGCGACGAAGTTACCGACAGCACCAATTCAGACAATGTTTTTTTCGATGATGACGCAAGTAATTCCTTAAATTCTAGTTCAGGTGACAAAAAAGATGACTGGGCTACAAAGCATAGCATTAGTGCAACTTTGGCTACAGCAAGTAAAAGTGAGTCTCAAATAACTATTAAGTCTCTTACCAACACTGAAGCTCACACAAGAGTTAGTTCAGTAAATTCTGATTATACTCGAGCTATAAACTCTATCACTGCAAAACTTGGAGCTGCAACGAGGGCCACATCCCCTACATTTAATTCAGGTACCAGATTGCAGCGTGAGGTTACACATGCTTCATGTTCGGATCAAAGTATAGACAAACCCAGAAGTAATTCCACTGGGCTAATTGCTGAGGCTAAAGATAGCTTAACTAGTCTTAGTTTAGCGAAAGTTAACGCAACCACGATCCATAATCTCTCCAAAGCGCCTCCTTCTCCGACTCACTTCCTTATCCAGACCTGTTCCCCAAGCATTATGGGTCGCCTATCTGCCTCCACACTGAGGGGGAAGATTCAACAGTTGCCCCTCTATTTATCGCGCTCCCAGGAAGTCCTCAACCAAGCTGGGGTGGGGAATGTAGCTCAGAGTTCTGCTGAGGACAACAACAGGAAGGACGTCGAGATCACCATCAAAGTTACGGATGTTGATGACGTCACGCAAACGATCGACTTCGAAACGGCAGAATCAGTGGAGTCAGATGATTCGGATACAACAGTTACAGGATCTGAAGTGGATGGAGAGTTATTCTTTGAAACAAACATGGCAAAAAGTTCTCATTCTGTGTcagaggtgatggaggtgagcTCTCCATCGCCTGTCCAGACTGAGCCCAAACCCCAACACCAAAAGCTTCTGTACACCGGACCTATCAAGAACACACCAGGACCAATAACAGAGCCCCCAGCCTCCCTAGGTATCAGCCTCCAAAGAGACAGCTCAGGCCTAAAGATGGACACTCCTGGCCCTATAAAAGATGCTCCAGAATCAAAGATGAAGGTCACAAGTCCAGGTGAAGACATTCCAGGTTATAAAATGTATCAGTCATGTTCTATCCTCCCTCCGATAGTGGTGACCACGCAGAACCTAAATGGACCAGGACTCCCTTTTCATAGTCAGTCACAGAAAGTAAGACGGACCAGTAGCGACAGACCTTTGATGGGTTTTTGTAGGCCGAATTCAGACTCACCAAAACCTCTTTCTTCAGGCTGCAAGGTGTTTACTATCTGTGAGGATATCTCCCAGACAAAGAGCCTAGCCGAGGTGGGGACCGCCCCACCATTGAAGTCTGAGTTTGGCTGCACGTCTGTGCTAGCATCTGGATGCGAGTCGGTTGTGGAAGGGGTGCAGGTGCCGCTGGATGCCTGTGGTTGCCCAACGGTGTATACCAACTGCTTCAGCAGCGGGGACAGCTTCGATGAGGAGCTGACCGTCTACGAGTTCTCCTGCCGCACACAGAGCAGCGGCGTGACTCCTGCAGGTGTTCCTCTCATGACCACTCCACCcgttccctccttcctctccacctcctccacccgcTCTCCCTCCTTCCCACGCTCCatccttttctcctcctctacctctgaGCTTAGCCCTCTCCTCTCACCGCTGTCTGACGCCTCTGACCGTTTCCTGCCCCAAATGCACAAGGACACTATCAGTCGGCTAGGCCAGCAGCGCTACCCAGAACCCCCAACAGGTTTCCAAGTACTCCGCGTAGACGTGGACCAGCTCCTTTCCTTTCTGGAAAACAGCGGTGCTGACCGATCTGTGGCGAGCCATGGAGGTCGCCACCCAAGGGACACCTGTCCCACCCACTTTACAGAGAACAAGAGGGTGCTCCAGATAGAGGCGCGGCGGCTGATGTCAGGCTGCCAGAAGGTGGTAGGGATCGGACAGAGCCCACAGGAAATGCTTCACTCCCTGGCTGACAGTTTCCGGACCCTGGTGGAGTTGGCAGGTATATGCCTCTGGTTCTCCGGTTGTGAAAGGTGCGACCGAAGGAACACAGAGGCGGTTGCAGGTCTGGCAGACGTGGCCCGTTCGTTCAGGGACTTCTGTCTGGCAGCAGAGCGAGCCAGCAGCAAACGCAGCTGCCAGGACCCTGAGCTCCAAGTTGCTGGCGAAGCAGTGCACCGCGCTCACCGCCTCCGTCTTCTGCCTCACTCAGCTGTTCCGCACCCTCACTGCACTATGAGTGGTCCACAACCTCTGAagtctttttaa